ATCAAAGTTTAACATTTAATAGTACTTAGCTATCTATTATGTGATTAGCTGAGCTAAAATTTCCGAACTAGGTTTTGTCAGAATTCGAGGATCTGTTTTCGAATAATTGAATCAAAATGTATAGGAAATTACGATCCTTCCTATCAGCTGATACATGATTTAGCAATAATGGCAACTCTAGTTATCCTATTAGTCCTGATTAAATACCATGAATTTATTGATTTTAGAAGATGAACGGAAAGCGGCGAATGAATTGAAACAATCTTTGGAAAACCTGAGGAGCGACCTTCACGTTTGTGCTATCCTGCCGTCCATTGAAGAAGCACGTACTTGGCTGTCCACTCATGATGCACCAGATCTTATTTTTGCTGATATAATCTTATCCGACGGTAAAGTCTTCCATCTCTTTAAAGAGATAGAAGTAAAGTCTCCCGTAATCTTCTGCACCGCTTACGATGAATTCGCTTTGGAAGCCTTTGAAGCGAATGGCATTGATTATTTACTAAAACCCATTGAAGAAGAAAAGCTACAGCGAAGTTTGGAAAAGGTAGAAAGGCTGAAAAATGTTTTTTCGCATCAGTCTTTTCTCGAAGACATGAGTCGCCCAAAGAATATATTCGTTCACTTTCGTGATAAGTTAATTCCTATCGAGCCTACGGCGATCAATTATATATATACACATAACCATGTCGCTTACATTCACACGGATTCCCAGCAGTATGAGATCCGTGAAACATTAGATGAACTTGCTTTACTACTGCCTGAGCGTGATTTTTACCGGGCTAATCGACAATACATCATTCCACAGCGAAAAGTACAGCACGTAGAACGTAGTTTTACCCGAAAATTGACCGTAAAATTAACCGTACCTACTCCTCAACCCGTTGTAGTTAGTAAAGCCAGAGCATCTGAATTTTTACAATGGCTGAAAAACTAGTTGTAATCAGAAAAATAATTTTCCATGACTGTCCTCTTCAGTCGGTTTTTTGCCCACTTCAGCATTTTATAGGCTAATATTATCAATTGCTTACTTAATTTCGTTAGAGAGAGCCGCTTATCAGAATCACACTTAAGCAGATTTTTTTAACAGTATTAACGATCAATTATCATGCCGCCTTTATGCTTTTCAAGCAATTTTCTGCTCCTTGCTACACATTGCCTATTTATATATCAGATACACCATCTGTTAGTAAAACAGTTTACGTTCATTTCTAATGTTGGCCTGCTAGAGATTTGAAATATACTTTCATTTCATACTCCGCATTCATCTAGCAATTTGTCGGGATAGTATCAATCTTAAAGATTGAGAGAATCTGTTTATGAACATGCTATATAGTATAGGAACCGCTTACGCGAGGCAGAACCAACCGATTACTTTCCCACACCCAGGTCTTCGAAAACGGAGATTCTTGAGTCTTAATACTTTTCAATACCAAACTTTTTCGAGTCCAATTATTCTATGAAAAATGTCCTCATTTGCGAAGATCACCCCGTCGTAGGTTTAGGAATCAAGTACTTATTAGAATCTAACTTTCCTAAATTGAACGTTTACCTCTGTAGTGATTATGAGCAAGCCTTGCACTACTTTAGCACATTGCCCATTTATATGCTAGTACTAGATTTGAATGTGCCGGGGGGTAATTCAATCAAAATGCTGGAAACTTTTCTTTACAAACAACAGCAAGCTCGCATACTGGTTTTTTCGGCCTATGATGAAAAAGTTTACGCTTTACCCTGTCTGAAAGCGGGTGCAAAAGGTTATATCTCCAAG
This region of Siphonobacter curvatus genomic DNA includes:
- a CDS encoding LytR/AlgR family response regulator transcription factor, which codes for MNLLILEDERKAANELKQSLENLRSDLHVCAILPSIEEARTWLSTHDAPDLIFADIILSDGKVFHLFKEIEVKSPVIFCTAYDEFALEAFEANGIDYLLKPIEEEKLQRSLEKVERLKNVFSHQSFLEDMSRPKNIFVHFRDKLIPIEPTAINYIYTHNHVAYIHTDSQQYEIRETLDELALLLPERDFYRANRQYIIPQRKVQHVERSFTRKLTVKLTVPTPQPVVVSKARASEFLQWLKN